CGGTTGGGTCTGGGGGGCCAAGGTTGCCTCGCTATCTCAAGATCTTCCGATCGCTCATTGCACTTGTATGACATGTAAACCAGTGAACCCGACGTTTCCAGCCCTTTGGCCGCAGTGTTGACTTATCCCGGGGTTTGCCGCATAAAGTGGTATACTATGTTAATCACATAATCTCTATCTGAAATCCAAACGGTAAGTACATGAACAATAAAATTGCGATACTCGGTGCAGGCGGAAAAATGGGTGCGCGAATTTCGCGAAAAATCCATGAATCTCAATATGATCTGGTTGCGATCGAAATTTCTGACGAAGGCCGGGAACGCCTTGGCAATGCAGGCATTCCGGTGACCGATGGCGATGATTGGATCAAAACGGTTGATGCTGTTGTGCTTGCCCTGCCGGATTCTGTTATCGGGCAGGTCGCGGACAAATTGGTGCCACGCCTCAAGCCTGGCACGATTGTACTGATCCTGGACGCGGCTGCGCCCTATGCCGGGGTCTTGCCCGAACGCGAGGATATCACCTACTTTATCGGCCATCCGTGTCATCCGCCCATTTTCAACGACGAAACCGATTGGGAGGCCCGCCGCGACTATCACGGCGGTGTGGCCAATCAAGCCATCGTTTGCGCCTTGATGCAGGGACCAGAGGAACACTACGATATTGGCCGCGAGATTTGTGAAACCATGTGGTCGCCGATCATCCGCACGCACCGGGTGACCACCGAACAACTGGCCATTCTTGAGCCGGGCTTGTCCGAGATGGTCGCCATGCCCTTCATCGACGTCATGGTCGAAGCGGTGGATGAATGCGAAAAGACCTACGACATCGACCGGCAAGCCGCATTTGATTTCCTGATCGGGCATCTCAACGTCGAATTGGCCATGTGGTTCGGATTCTCACCCAAAGTGCCGTCTGACGCTGCGCTTCGGTTGATGGAATTTGCCAAGAAAGTGGTGGTCAAGGATGACTGGCGCCGCGCCCTCGACCCCAAAGTGGTCAAGGAAGCCTCTGAGCTGATCGTTCGCGGCGGTTGATCCGTGACGCTTGCAGTTTCCACGGTTCTCTACGATGGCTACAGCTTTGATGCCGGTCTCGCCGATATAGCCGAGGCCGGTTTCACGCTGGTCGAACCTGCCTATATTCATGGCTATGTCGATTTTGGTGAGACCGACCTTTCCGAGCCCGCCGCCCGGCAATTGCGGCACCGCGCCCAGACCGAAGGCCTGGGCATTCGCGCGGTGTCGGCACATCTGGATTTGGGCGAGGCGGACGCGGCAGAAATGCTGCGCCGCCGGGTTCGTTTTGCGGCGGAACTGGGCGCGGAATTCCTGATCACCAATTCTGCGTCTCATGCCCGAATGGACAGTTTTCGCGCCGCGCTTGAGACTGCGCAAGATGAATGCGAGGCAACGGGCGTTGTTCTGGCCCTGGAAAACCCCGGGCACGGGGCGGACAACCTGATTGGTACGCTTGCCGAGGGCAACGCGTTGCTTGACCGGATCGGCGCTGATTGGATCGGATTGAACTACGATATCGGCAATGTTTTCACATATTCACGCGGCGCATGTGACCCGCTTGACGATCTGGCCGGTGATCTGCGGCACGTCGTTCACTACCACCTCAAAGACATTGCAACCGTCGCCGATGATTGGGTGTTTACGCCCATTGGCCAAGGCGATTTGCCCTATGACCAGATCATTCCTGCACTGATGCAGCATGGGGATGTCCCCGCCTCGTTGGAAATGCCATTGCGCCTGGCGCGTCCGGGCCGCGCGGATCCGGCGCGGCGCGAACATCCGTGCAGCCGCACCGAAATTGCGGCGGCCCTCACCACCTCACGCGCATTTTGCCGTAGTTACGGGTTGGTGTGATCCCGCACACCGTCGCGCAAGTCACAAAAAAAGCTGGTGCGCCCCATCTGCCCGCCCTTCAACGCGATCTCTAGCCCGTCTGTTGCCGGATCGTCCGACGCCGCACGAAACATCGCCGCCCCCGGCGAAACCGGTGCAAGCGCCTCAAGCGCAAATATGTTCAGCTCTTGGGCGGCATGGCTGGAACTGTCGCCGCCGGATATGACAACCCGCGACGCGCCGGTCTGTGCAATGAGATCTTGCAGAAGTCGGCCAAGGACATGCCCGATGCGACGGTTCGTTTCGTGCAGTGTCAGGCCAGCTGCCGCGACTGACCGCCGGTACCGCTCAACCGCGGGATCGTCAGGCCCGCGCGCCGTGTAGATCAGCGGGCTTTGCCCAGACTGGAATGCCTTGACTGCAGCGCCGCGCGCGGCGTCCAGCGCCCTGCGCGATGCCGGACCATCTACAGCAATCTCAGCAGCATCAAGGGCGATCCCGACGAATCCGTGTGAAGTGGCATGTGCAATCTGCGCCGCAGTGACCGCAGAAACAGAGCCTGACACCGCGAGTATATTCTGCACCGGAGCGAGGCGCGGCAGCGCGGGCGCCGTTGGGATAACGCCGGTCGCGGCCCAATGGGCCACCAGTGCGTAAGCCACCCCCTGCGAGCCGACCGCGAATTGCGGCGCTTGGCGGTTGTCCCAGATCAACTTGCCGCAACGGGACATGTCAGCCTCGCTCTGCGCATCCAAACTGATGATTTCCGCGCCGCTTTGCACGGCATTGGCCAGACAGGACGCAGCCCCTTCATCATCAACCAACGCTGCCAGATCAACCAACCCGAACTGCCGCCCGGTCTGGCGTGAGAGGTGCAGCGCAACATCGGATTCCTGCATCGGCGTGACCGGATGCCGGGCCATCACGGGATGCCGGTCCAACCGGTACACTTTGGTCGGCGCACCGGCAAAAAGATGGCCAAAGCACTGGTAGCGGCGCATTTGCGGTGCCGCGACGAGGCAGGGCACCCATGCATTGTCAAAAACCCGCTGGCCAATATCAATGGCCCGGCCAATTGACCCGACCTGCGGGGCGGAATCCAGTGTGGAGCAAACCTTGTAAAGCGCGATCTCCGCCCCGCTCTGATGCAACCACTCAAAGGCCACTGGCAGATTGGCCTCCATCCATTCTGGCGTTTGCGCCCGCGCCGCCCCCGCAAGTCCAACCGCCCGTGCAGCGCTAAATCGGTCCCTTTGCTGGTCGGTTGGCGGCTTTAGGAACAAGACCCCGGACACCCCTGCAAAAGCCAATACCTCCAGCACTGCGGCTGATCCGGTGAAGTCGTCACCATACCACGCCATCAAGGGGGTCATTGATCAAACGCCTTGATTGCCGCCGCCAGCGCCGGATTGCCCCGCGCCGCTTCGCCGATAGGAATACCATTCATGGCCGCATCCCATGCCGCCCGCATCGCCCGAACACCGGCGGCCGCGCCGTGGGGGTGGCCTGCAATGCCGCCCCCAGCCGCGTGGATCAGATCTGCGCTGCCCAATTGCCGATAGGTTTCCGCCGCCTGCAACGGGGTCTGCGCCGAAGAGAAGACAGGCATCGCAAGGCAGGGCGCCTCAGGCCTCAGCGGCGTCAAACAAGCCCGCGCCGAACGGATCACACTTTCGTCGGCCTCGCAAAATTTGTTGCGCAGCCCGTTTACATGCATGTGGTCCGCACCCGCCAGCCGCCAAAACTTTTGCCACGCCACGTAAGACCACCCAAGCATCGGTTCACGGCTCAGATATCCCCACCCATTCCGGTGCGCATGGATCGGCAATTCGGAATGCCGCGCCAAGGCCAACATCCCTGACAGTCCGACAGAGTTGAGCGATACCATCACACAGGTTCCGCCAAAATCCCGTATCAGATCATGCCGGCGGCGCATCTCGTCCACTTCTCCTGTCAGATTGAATGCAAACATAACCTTGCGGCCCGTCCGGTCTGCGGCGCGGTTGATCACCTCCATGACTGCACGCGCCCGATCTTCGAAGGGGCAGGCAGGACCATCGGCCTGTAATTCGTCATCCTTGATAAAATCAACGCCAGCTTCGGCAAGGTCCGCAACCATCGCAGCGGTTTGTGTTGGGTCAAGTCCGACGGATGGTTTGATAATCGTGCCAATCAAGGGCCGCTTATGCACCCCGCTCAACCGGCGGGTGCCCTCTATGCCAAATTTTGGGCCGGGGTTGTGGCTGGTGAATGCGGCGGGCACCCGCAGATCCAGAATGCGCAGCCCGGTGAACTGGCGCAGCTCGAACAGATTGCCTGAGATCGTTGCCATCAGATTGGGTAGTGACGGCCCCAGGTTTTCCAGCGGCCAGGACAGGGTCACCTTGGCCACGGCATAGGATTGCGCCGGGATCGCCCCCGGCAACGAGGGCTGCGCAACGGTGTCTATTGTCTCGACATATTCGACCCGCGCTGCGGCGCGTTCGATCAATTCGGGCGTCTCCGATGCCAGTTTCACGAAGGTTCCTGACGATTGCTCTCCTGCCATTACGGCGGCGGCATCTGCAGGATCAATCGGGGTTTCGATCAAATAGTCAGCTTCTATTCGGTCACTCATCTGCGCGGCTCCGGTTTTGAGGCAAAGGTCTGTCTGGATGCATAGAGATGTGGCAGGACATCGCAGGCAGCACGCGATGGGTGCCTGCGGCGGCGTCTGTGCCAACCAACAAAGTGCCAATGGGCGAAATGCCATCGGGCAACGTCTGCGAGGTAAGACTGCAATTTGCGGTTATCGCTGTTGTGCCTGCGCAGAGGCGGTAAACACCGTTGTCATAGGCCGCTGTCACATTACGCCCTGACAAACCTGCCAACTGGCCAACCACATGGCCAATCGGATGCAGGCGCCGGTTTTGGTCAGCGATAGAAAACGGACCATCCAGCGCCCCGAGGCAGATCGCCTCCGCCCCGGCACGGGCTGCAAGGGTTGCCGCAGCGACGGCATATGCGGCACCAAAGCTGGTGCGCTGCCGAGGATCATCATCGGTCATGGTCATCTGTGCGCCATCCGGGTTGGGCAGCAGCCCATCTGCATGCGGATTGCTGCGCATCGCGATCGCCACCAGACCAAGTCGATATGCCCGATCAACGGCTATGGCGCAGGCACTGCGCATCACGTGGCGCAACCCCGTGAGGGTTTCAAGAACGGATTGATCATCGGCGGAATGCACAATTGCGGCATTGCCATGGGTTACATACGCCCCCAGTCCTCCAGGTGGCCGGCGACGGTTCAGCTCCGTGAAATGGGTCAAGGCGCCAACGCCCAAACCTGCGCCTCGAAAGGCTTGCGCGGCAAGGTCGGCAGCCGCGGCAAGGCCAAGCCCCGAAGGGACGGCCCCATCCGGCGGCAGCCGTTTGAGATACCCCGAAGGAAGCGCAACAACATGTGCCACTTCAACGCCCGCGTCTCTCAGATCTTGGGCAAGTCCGCGCATAAAATATTCGGCCCGCGCCGGATCGGGCGGCAGGATAATCTCTGCATCAATGGGGGTGCCACCGGACAGATTGCCCAATTCAGCATCCGTCCAAGGTGCATCTGAATCAAACCGGACCAACCGTCGCGCGCCTTTCGGAAGGGCCGTCTGGGGGGCCGGTTTGCCCGCGACAAGCAAGATCTCCGGCATCCGGACGCTGCGCGGTTGGGTGGTCTTGACCGTTGCCATTTTTTGCGGTGCGCCAGTGATCTTGACGGTCACGCGCTGGCAAATCACCTCCCCTGCTTCAAACCGTCTGGGACGCGGATCGGCAAGTGGCGGACAATAGGCCTTGAAGGATGCATCAGACCAGTTCCGCTGATCCTCCAACTCAAAAACCTCGCCCTCAAAAGTGAGGGCAACCTTTGCCGACTGCACGGTATATTCGATGCCCTGCATATCGAAAAACGGCTGTTCGGGGCTGATCAGCTCTGGAAACCTCGCCAATTCAACCCTACCGTTTGAATGCAGGACGTTTGCAGATCTCCCGGCAAGATCGTCGATGGGGAACAAGACATTGAACCCGGCGCGATTGACCTCAAAGGCCCGCCTGCTGGTCAGCGACATCTCAAGTGAGATCAAACCGCTGTCTTGCGCCGTGACCGACAGACAGCTCTCGAAATTGTCCGCAAACACCTCGCGACGGGTCCAATGAAACTGCTCTGGCGTTGTGGTTTGGACCTCTTCGACATCCTGTGATGGCAAGACTTCCCACTTAAGACCACGAACCGCAAAGAACACCGAGTGCAGGATATTGACCCCGCCCCAAGAAAGATCGCGCAGACCCGCGCCTGCCGTCGAAAACGTCAGTTGGTTGAGGTTCACTGCCAAGGGCTCAGACTTTTCTCGAAAAACAAAAGATCACCTGATTATACCAGTTGCCTCTTGAATATGGGCTGGGTGTTCATTTGTCAATCAATCGGGGCCGCTGGGCCGATTGCGCGGGACCACGCTGCGATCGGCTACTGGCCGTTTCGGGCGATGGCCTGCTCAAAACTCGCAAGTGCGTTGGGAAAGCCGATGGTCACGCTGTCTTCATTCTCGTCGCAGATCGCCGCCCATGGCCGCCCCGCCATGAACCCGCCGTAGGTCAGGACAAAACCATTGAGCATCGGCAGGGTGATCCTCTGTGTCTCGCCGGTACGGTGCTCTACCCCGGCGTTGGCCCAATCAGCCGCCGTCGGCTCTGCGTTTCCGAGCAACATCAACTGTTCATTGCGCTCCGCAATCTTGGCCCGCCATATCCCCGGTGAGGCGCTGCCGCGCAGGTATCCAACCACTGGCGGCGCGGGGGCTGGCAGATAGTATTGGTTCAACACAGCGCGAAGCTGTAGAAAAAGGTTATGGTCCATCGCATTGTCCAATTTGCGCAAAGAGACACGGCAGGCCTCTGGCCGCCACAGATCACCGCCCGCCTCTGAGCGCAGAAATTTCGCTTGCTCTATGGGCCGGATTTACTCCGCCCCTCTACTCTACGCAGGCCGATCTTAGCACAATCACAAGGAAAAGTCGCGGGACGGGCAATCGTCCTGTCAGATCAAAGCTGTCCGTCCTTGATCCATTGGTCCAGCAATTGACGGCTGACCTCAAAATGCATGCTGTCTTCGCGCCCCCATGCGGCGCCCCAGACCCAGCCTTCGCTGCGGAAAAAATCAGCCAGAATGGTCAAGCCCAGCTGGGTCTTGCCATCGCCCAATGTGTCGAGCACTCCGTCGATGTTCAGATCTACCGCGAGGCCAAAGGAATGGGTCGATGCCCGTCCTCGCGTGCCGCGGATCTGCCGGACACATAATGCCCCTGCGGTGTTGATCCGCGCATAAAGATCAGGGTCGGTCACCTGAATATTCTGCATGATCTTATGCAAGGACTCGATGGCCGGTTTGAGCATCCGAACCCGAATGGGACCGACCTTTTCGGTGACCAGTTTCCCCTTCAATCGGGGGTTTGTCATCGCTTCGCAATTGTCCGACAACACTTCGCGCGGTGGGCCGAACACCTTGGTCAGATGCCGCGGACCGGCAATGACCAAACCCTCGTTCACCTTGCGCCGGTTCGCAATCAGAACAACCTGCGCGTATGAATCTATGATCTCATTTGGTCCGCTTTGGCGAAAGGTATCGGCATCATCGGGCACCGAATTCAACCCGCCGCCGCCTCCCATCGGCGCACGCGATGCCTGCGCTGCGACATTGGACAATTCCGAGCTAAGCTCTTCAATCTGGATTTGCAGATCCTCGACCCGCTGGTTGAGCATCTCAATCTCGATACGGGCACCGGAATCAATGGCGGGGCCGTCGATCAGGTTCTCTTCGACCAGCACAGCAGGCAATAGCAGCCAAATGACCGGCGCGATGACAATCGCGAGGCTGATGAGGATCGCTGGAAGCAAGCGCATGATCTGAGGTCCACAAGATGCTGCCGAAACAGGATAGTGTGAGTAAAGCCTGCTTCGGCCTTGCGGCCAAGCGGAAACCACCTCAGAGTTGAACACCCGCCTCAAAAACGTTGTGAGACAGGGCAGCCTAGGATAGACTTTGCATATTATCCCGATCCCTTTGAAAGGAAGCGCGTTATGATTTCTCGCAGTAGAACATGTATGGGTGTAACGCTTGCAGTTGCAATTTCTGCGATGCCATTGACCTTTGCCGCCGCGCAGACCTCTTCTGAGATGACCGCAGAAGAGATCACTCAGGCTTTCGAAAAACAAAAGACCCGTGGTCTTGTTCTGGTGCCCGCAGACGGGTCAGACACAGGTGCAACAACGGAAACTGCGGCGGTCAAACCGGCACAGACCACCTATTCCCAGGTTGCCAAGGCAGATCAGGTGAACATCAAGATCAAGTTCGATTTTGACAGTGCCTCGTTGCGGGATGACCAGAAATCGAAGCTCGACACGCTGTGCCAGGTGATGAATGCGGTTGACGTCAAACTGTTTCAGATCGTCGGTCACACCGACAGTTCAGGGTCTGCGTCCTATAACAAGAACCTGTCATTGCTGCGCGCTCAAGAGGTCAAGCGCCATCTGGTGAACGAATGCGCCGTTGATGAAAACCGCCTCGAAGCGATTGGTCTGGGCGAAAGTGCACCTTTTGACACCTCCGATCCCCGCAGCGATGACAACCGGCGCGTTGAATTTCAGGCATTAGGTTGATGGGCCTCGCCGTCTCTGCGGCAGCGACAGCACCATGACCAAATCCCTTCCCAGTGACCTGTTCCAGATTGGTGATCTGGTCAACAATACCTACCGGGTCGAGGCCATTCTGGGCCGGGGCGGCACGTCCGACGTTTATCGCGCCCGGTCAGAGATCTCTGGCCGACTGGTTGCGCTAAAGGTTCTCAAGACCGAATTTGCCAATAACGATGACTATCTGCTGTTGCTCACCCGCGAAGAGGCGATGCGTGAGATCCGGCATGACGCGGTGGTGCGCTATGCCGAGAACAACCGCACGCCCGATGGGCATGTTTATCTGCTGATTGACTATGTCGATGGCCCGGGCCTTGATAAAAAGCTCAAAGAAGGGCCGATGTCTGCCGAGGACCTGTTGGTCATCTGCCGCCGGGTTGCCGAAGGGCTGCAGGCCGCACATGCCCATAATATTTGCCACCGCGATCTGTCGCCCGACAACATCATCCTGCGCGGCGGCGATCCGGCGCAGGCAGTGATCATCGATTTTGGCATCGCCAAAGACACCAACCCCGGCGCGGAAACTATTGTCGGCAACGAATTCGCTGGCAAATACGCCTATGCCGCGCCCGAACAGATGGCCGGCCACACCGATGAACGGACAGATATCTATTCCTTGGGCGCGCTTTTGTTGGCCAATTTCCGGGGCAAATCCCCCGACATCGGCAACAATCCAATGGAGGTGGTCAAGAACAAGGCATTGCCCCTTGATACCGATGGTGTGCCTGAGCCGCTGAAATCCCTGCTGGATAAGATGACTGATCCGGTGCCGGACAACCGTTATCAATCCGCGGCGGCGGTTCTGGCGGCCTTGGATGGCTCAGCCGCAGATGCCACCCCGGACGAAGATGATGATTTATCAGACGCGACAATCATCGCGCCCCTGCCAAAGAAACAACCAAAGGCACCAACCGCTGCCCAAGCCAAGCCAGC
This window of the Sulfitobacter mediterraneus genome carries:
- a CDS encoding phosphogluconate dehydrogenase C-terminal domain-containing protein, encoding MNNKIAILGAGGKMGARISRKIHESQYDLVAIEISDEGRERLGNAGIPVTDGDDWIKTVDAVVLALPDSVIGQVADKLVPRLKPGTIVLILDAAAPYAGVLPEREDITYFIGHPCHPPIFNDETDWEARRDYHGGVANQAIVCALMQGPEEHYDIGREICETMWSPIIRTHRVTTEQLAILEPGLSEMVAMPFIDVMVEAVDECEKTYDIDRQAAFDFLIGHLNVELAMWFGFSPKVPSDAALRLMEFAKKVVVKDDWRRALDPKVVKEASELIVRGG
- a CDS encoding sugar phosphate isomerase/epimerase family protein, coding for MTLAVSTVLYDGYSFDAGLADIAEAGFTLVEPAYIHGYVDFGETDLSEPAARQLRHRAQTEGLGIRAVSAHLDLGEADAAEMLRRRVRFAAELGAEFLITNSASHARMDSFRAALETAQDECEATGVVLALENPGHGADNLIGTLAEGNALLDRIGADWIGLNYDIGNVFTYSRGACDPLDDLAGDLRHVVHYHLKDIATVADDWVFTPIGQGDLPYDQIIPALMQHGDVPASLEMPLRLARPGRADPARREHPCSRTEIAAALTTSRAFCRSYGLV
- a CDS encoding four-carbon acid sugar kinase family protein is translated as MTPLMAWYGDDFTGSAAVLEVLAFAGVSGVLFLKPPTDQQRDRFSAARAVGLAGAARAQTPEWMEANLPVAFEWLHQSGAEIALYKVCSTLDSAPQVGSIGRAIDIGQRVFDNAWVPCLVAAPQMRRYQCFGHLFAGAPTKVYRLDRHPVMARHPVTPMQESDVALHLSRQTGRQFGLVDLAALVDDEGAASCLANAVQSGAEIISLDAQSEADMSRCGKLIWDNRQAPQFAVGSQGVAYALVAHWAATGVIPTAPALPRLAPVQNILAVSGSVSAVTAAQIAHATSHGFVGIALDAAEIAVDGPASRRALDAARGAAVKAFQSGQSPLIYTARGPDDPAVERYRRSVAAAGLTLHETNRRIGHVLGRLLQDLIAQTGASRVVISGGDSSSHAAQELNIFALEALAPVSPGAAMFRAASDDPATDGLEIALKGGQMGRTSFFCDLRDGVRDHTNP
- a CDS encoding ribulose-bisphosphate carboxylase large subunit family protein; this encodes MSDRIEADYLIETPIDPADAAAVMAGEQSSGTFVKLASETPELIERAAARVEYVETIDTVAQPSLPGAIPAQSYAVAKVTLSWPLENLGPSLPNLMATISGNLFELRQFTGLRILDLRVPAAFTSHNPGPKFGIEGTRRLSGVHKRPLIGTIIKPSVGLDPTQTAAMVADLAEAGVDFIKDDELQADGPACPFEDRARAVMEVINRAADRTGRKVMFAFNLTGEVDEMRRRHDLIRDFGGTCVMVSLNSVGLSGMLALARHSELPIHAHRNGWGYLSREPMLGWSYVAWQKFWRLAGADHMHVNGLRNKFCEADESVIRSARACLTPLRPEAPCLAMPVFSSAQTPLQAAETYRQLGSADLIHAAGGGIAGHPHGAAAGVRAMRAAWDAAMNGIPIGEAARGNPALAAAIKAFDQ
- a CDS encoding M15 family metallopeptidase, producing MRLLPAILISLAIVIAPVIWLLLPAVLVEENLIDGPAIDSGARIEIEMLNQRVEDLQIQIEELSSELSNVAAQASRAPMGGGGGLNSVPDDADTFRQSGPNEIIDSYAQVVLIANRRKVNEGLVIAGPRHLTKVFGPPREVLSDNCEAMTNPRLKGKLVTEKVGPIRVRMLKPAIESLHKIMQNIQVTDPDLYARINTAGALCVRQIRGTRGRASTHSFGLAVDLNIDGVLDTLGDGKTQLGLTILADFFRSEGWVWGAAWGREDSMHFEVSRQLLDQWIKDGQL
- a CDS encoding OmpA family protein, with the translated sequence MGVTLAVAISAMPLTFAAAQTSSEMTAEEITQAFEKQKTRGLVLVPADGSDTGATTETAAVKPAQTTYSQVAKADQVNIKIKFDFDSASLRDDQKSKLDTLCQVMNAVDVKLFQIVGHTDSSGSASYNKNLSLLRAQEVKRHLVNECAVDENRLEAIGLGESAPFDTSDPRSDDNRRVEFQALG